A region of Neovison vison isolate M4711 chromosome 7, ASM_NN_V1, whole genome shotgun sequence DNA encodes the following proteins:
- the FGF19 gene encoding fibroblast growth factor 19 codes for MQSAASRCAVARALVLAGFWLAAAGRPLAFSDAGPHVHYGWGEPIRLRHLYTAGPHGLSSCFLRIRADGGVDCARGQSAHSLVEIRAVALRTVAIKGVYSDRYLCMGADGRMQGLPQYSARDCAFEEEIRPDGYNVYRSKKHRLPISLSSAKQRQLYKDRGFLPLSHFLPMLPGSLAEPRDLQDHVEADGFSAPLETDSMDPFGIATKMGLVKSPSFQK; via the exons ATGCAGAGCGCGGCGAGTCGGTGCGCGGTAGCCCGCGCGCTGGTCCTAGCCGGCTTTTGGCTGGCCGCAGCCGGGCGCCCCCTAGCCTTCTCGGACGCGGGGCCGCACGTGCACTATGGCTGGGGTGAGCCCATCCGCCTACGGCACCTGTACACCGCCGGCCCCCACGGCCTCTCCAGCTGCTTCCTGCGCATCCGTGCCGACGGCGGGGTTGACTGCGCGCGGGGCCAGAGCGCGCACA GTTTGGTGGAGATCCGGGCAGTCGCTCTGCGGACGGTGGCCATCAAGGGCGTGTACAGCGACCGCTATCTCTGCATGGGTGCGGACGGCAGGATGCAAGGGCTG CCTCAGTACTCCGCCAGAGACTGTGCTTTCGAGGAGGAGATCCGCCCTGATGGCTACAACGTGTACCGGTCCAAGAAGCACCGTCTCCCCATCTCCCTGAGCAGTGCGAAACAAAGGCAGCTGTACAAGGACCGGGGCTTTCTGCCCCTGTCCCATTTCTTGCCCATGCTGCCCGGGAGCCTGGCGGAGCCCAGGGACCTCCAGGACCACGTGGAAGCTGATGGGTTTTCTGCCCCCCTAGAAACAGACAGCATGGACCCTTTTGGAATTGCCACCAAAATGGGACTAGTGAAGAGTCCCAGCTTCCAAAAATGA